A genomic segment from Pseudomonas sessilinigenes encodes:
- the hutG gene encoding N-formylglutamate deformylase: MDKVLNFKQGRVPLLISMPHAGTRLSPAVAAGLVPQAQSLPDTDWHIPRLYEFAQALGASVLAAEYSRFVIDLNRPSDDKPLYVGATTGLYPATLFDGEPLFVEGQEPSKEERGQYLEQVWGPYHRTLQQELARLKAEFGYALLFDAHSIRSLIPHLFDGKLPDFNLGTFNGASCDAQLAGRLESICAGHGDYTHVLNGRFKGGHITRHYGNPAEHVHAVQLELAQSTYMEEVEPFRYREDLAAPTQLVLKELLQGLLAWGQERYGR, from the coding sequence GTGGATAAGGTTCTGAACTTCAAACAAGGCCGGGTGCCGCTCTTGATCAGCATGCCCCACGCGGGTACGCGCCTGAGCCCGGCGGTGGCCGCCGGCCTGGTGCCCCAGGCGCAGAGCTTGCCGGACACCGACTGGCATATCCCGCGGCTGTACGAGTTTGCCCAGGCGCTGGGGGCCAGCGTGCTGGCGGCCGAGTACTCGCGTTTCGTCATCGACCTGAACCGGCCGTCCGACGACAAGCCGCTGTATGTCGGGGCCACCACCGGTTTGTACCCGGCGACCCTGTTCGATGGCGAGCCTCTGTTCGTCGAGGGCCAGGAGCCCTCGAAGGAAGAACGTGGGCAGTACCTGGAGCAGGTCTGGGGACCGTACCACCGCACCCTGCAGCAGGAGCTGGCGCGACTCAAGGCCGAGTTCGGCTATGCCTTGCTGTTCGATGCCCACTCCATCCGCTCGCTGATCCCGCACCTGTTCGACGGCAAGCTGCCGGACTTCAACCTCGGCACGTTCAACGGCGCCAGCTGCGATGCGCAGTTGGCCGGGCGCCTGGAATCGATCTGCGCGGGCCATGGCGACTACACCCATGTGCTCAACGGGCGCTTCAAGGGCGGGCATATCACCCGTCACTACGGCAATCCGGCCGAGCATGTGCATGCGGTGCAACTGGAGTTGGCGCAAAGCACCTATATGGAGGAGGTCGAACCGTTCCGTTACCGCGAGGACCTGGCAGCACCGACCCAGCTCGTGCTCAAGGAGCTGCTGCAAGGCTTGCTGGCCTGGGGACAGGAGCGTTACGGGCGCTGA